From Actinomyces procaprae:
GCTGCTGCGGGCGGCGCGGGCGCGGACCGCTTCGTGATCTGATTGCCCGCCGGGAGGGCGGCGAGCACGGGGCGGCAGTCGTCGACTTCGTGCTCGTCGGCATCCTGGTCATTGGCGTATCGGTGGCGCTGCTCCAGCTCGCCCTCGGCCTGCACGTGCGCAATGTGCTAACCGACGCCGCTGGGGAGGGGGCGCGCCGCGCCGCCCTCGTAGGGGGCACCACCGCGGAGGCGGACGCGCGCGTGCGTGCCCTGGCCGACGCGTCGCTCGCAGACGGCTACGTGGAGGCGGTCACTGTCACCCGCACCGCCGTCGGCGGGCTGTCCATCGTGCAGGTGGACGTCACCGCGCCGCTGCCGGTGCTGGGCCTACTGGGTCCCGGCGGAATGCTGCACGTGACCGGGCACGCCGTTGACGAGGCCGCCCTGGTCGATGTGGATGGAGGTGAGCCGTGAGCAGCCGGGCCAGGCGCGGGCACGGTGCGTGGGCCCGCGGGCGGCGCGTAGGGCAGTGCCCGCCGCAGTGGCGCCTGTCGGGGCGCGCGCGCGAATCGGCGCTGCGCGGCCGCGACCCGGAGGCGGGAAACGCCCCGGTGGAGTTCATCGGCTGGACCGTTGTGCTGGTGGTGCCGGTGCTGTACCTGATCGTTGCCCTCGCCCAGGTCCAGGCCGCGTCCTTCGCCGTCGCCTCGGCCGCGGACGCCGCCAGCCGCATCCTGGAGATCGAGGAGGGGGACACGGCCCTCGCCCATGCCCGCACCGCCGTGGGCCTCGCCCTGTCCGACCAGGGGGTCGACGCCGACCCCGCCACCGCCTTGACCGTCGCCTGCACAGACGCGGCGTGCGGCACGGCCGTGGTGCGGGTCCAGGCGGGGGTGGACCTGCCGCTGCTGGGATCGGCGGGGGTGGGGCGCGGCCTTGTCATCATGGATGCGGCCCGCTCCGTCACGCTCGCCCGAGCAGGGGACCAGACATGACCCGGGTCGTGCGCAGGCGGGGGCATGGAGTAAGCGCCCGGGCATTGCGGCCTGGAGGGCGGCTTCGGCGGTTGCTCGTTCGGGCGGCCCGGGCGGCGGGCCCGGAGGACGGGCAGACACTGCTGCTGGGAATCGGGCTGGTGACCGTCGTCCTGGCACTGGTCCTGGCTTTGGCCTCCGCCAGCGCCATCTACCTGGACTTGAAGACTCTCACCTCGCTGGCAGACTCTGCTGCCGCTGCGGCGGCCGATGCCGTAGAGGAGGACTCCTACTTCGGCGGCTCCGTCACAGACTCCGGGCCCGGTGCGCTGTCTGCCGCGAGCGTGCGTGCGGCCGCCGCAGCTGACCTGGCGATGCAGCCAGTGGACTTGACAGGAGTGCAGATCAGGGAGGCCAGCAGCCCGGACGGTGTTACCGCCGTGGTTACGCTGACGGCCTACTCGCAGCCTCCCTTCCTGCCCTGGGGGGTGATTCCCGCATCGGGGTTCACCATCACCGCCACCGGTAGTGCCCGCGCCACCACCGGGTTGTGAGGGTGAACTGTCCGAATCCGGCACAAACGCGCTCGAAGCAGCCAACTGACCTTTGCTAATCGTTGGAATCAAGCCGTTTTACGGGCGACCCACGGGTACGGGTGCGGCGTTTGTGCCGAATCTGGACACTTTTCCGGCGGACACCGGTGGCCGCCGTCGGCTCGGTCCACGGGTCTGTTCTAGACTCGGGCCCGTGGCCACAGACTTCCCCGCCGAGATCGAGCAGCTCCGACACACCTACGCCTCCGTCGTCGCCGTGACGGACCCCGAGGCGCTGCGCGGGCGCATCGCCGAGTTGTCCGAGCAGGCCGCCGCCCCCAACCTGTGGGACGACCCCGACGCCGCCCAGGCCGTCACCTCCGCCCTCTCGCACGCACAGGCGGACCTCAAGCGCGTTCAGGCGCTGGGCGGGCGCATCGACGACCTGGAAACCATGGTGGAGATGGCGGGGGAGGAGTCCGGCGCGGATGCCGAAGAACTGCTCGCCGAGGCCGAGCGCGATCTCGCCGCCGTGCGCAAGGATCTGTCCGACCTGGAGATCCGCACCCTGCTGTCAGGCGAGTACGACCAGCGCGACGCCGTGGTCACCATCCGCTCCGGTGCGGGTGGCGTGGACGCCGCCGACTTCGCCGAGATGCTGCTGCGCATGTACACCCGCTGGGCCGAGCGGCACGACTACCCGGTCAAGATCCTCAACACCTCTTACGCCGAGGAGGCCGGGCTGAAGTCCGTCACCTTCGAGGTGCACGCACCGTACGCCTACGGCACGCTCAGCGTGGAGGGTGGCACCCACCGCCTGGTGCGCATCAGCCCCTTCGACAACCAGGGCCGCCGCCAGACCTCCTTCGCGGCCGTCGAGGTCATCCCGCTGATCGAGTCCACCGACCACATCGACATTCCCGAGACGGACATCCGAGTCGACGTCTTCCGCTCCTCCGGCCCCGGCGGCCAGAGCGTCAACACCACCGACTCGGCCGTGCGCATCACCCACCTGCCCACCGGGTTGGTGGTGTCCATGCAGGATGAGAAGTCCCAGATCCAGAACCGCGCCGCCGCCATGCGCGTGCTCCAGTCCCGCCTGCTGCTGCTCAAGCAGCAGGAGGAGGACGCCAAGAAGAAGGAGCTCGCCGGCGACGTCAAGGCCTCCTGGGGTGACCAGATGCGCTCCTACGTGCTCAACCCCTACCAGATGGTCAAGGACCTGCGCACCAATTACGAGGTCGGCAACCCCGACTCCGTGTTCGACGGCGACATCGACGCCTTCATCGACGCCGGCATCCGCTGGCGCAAGCAGCAGGAGCAGGCGGCCGACTGAGCCTGCGAGAGTGTCCTTCCGGCTGGCGTCGGTCCGGGCGGCCCCGGTCAGCGGTACACGTCGCGGCGGTGTTCGGGCGTGACCACAACGACGACGAGTCGGCCGTCGTCGATCGTGTAGATGATGCGGTAGTCGCCCACGCGTGCCCGCCAGGCGGGGCGGCCTTTGAGGGGGCGGCATCCGGGAGGATACGGGTCGGTGGCGAGCAAAGCTATCGCCCCCTGGATCCGGCGCTGGTCCCGCTTGTCGATGCGCCGCAGAGCTTTGAGCGCCGCGGGGCGCACCTCAATCTCGTATCGCACGGGTGGCCGCTTGCTCAGTCGAGCCCGAGGTCGGCCTTGACCTCATCCCAGGGGATGTTGGGTCCCTCCTCGTTCATTGCCGCGTCGTATGCGGCGATGTCCTCCCGGTCCTCCAGTGCCTCGAGCATGTGCTCATAGGCCGCCGGACTTATGAGTACGGCTGCGGTCCGGCCCCGGTTGGTTAAGGAAGACGGCGTCCTCGTGCGCCTTGTCCACCAGAGCGGGGAGCTCGGCGCGGGCACGGGACATGGTTACGGTGGTCATGACTGAAATGTACGTTTCGGTAAGCGAGTTGTACAGAATTCGGCTCGGGTGCCCGCGCCTGCCGACTCTGCCCGGTGAGACAGGACTTCAGACGTATGAGGCGGTAATCCGCCGGGAGGCGGCATCGACGGTGAGCGTGCCTCCGTGGGGGAGGATCCACTGGGGGCGAGTATGACCGAAGGGGACTCCTGCGCATACCGGTGCCGCCGTGTTGTAGTGCCGGATGACCTCAAGCGCACTCTGGGCCTGCTCCTGCCGGTATTGCGCACGCGCCTGGGCGTCACGCGAGACCTGGAAACTGGTTGCGGGCGCCCGGGCCAGCAGTACTGCGGCCGCGGCCGTGAGTACCCCGCGTTCTCCCAGAGAGCGCAGCATGCCCGCCACCAGTTCCCGGCCGGGAAGCAACTCGGAGGTTTCCAGTATCAGAACGCAGCCATCGAGGTCTCTGGCGTCGGCATGGATGCGCCCTGCGGCGAGGCCGAGTACCAGCACCTCCAAGCATCCGCCCCAGCCGGGCCCGCTGGCTGCGGTGGAAGGCCCGTCCCACAGCCAAGGTTCCGTCTGCTCGCGGGTCCCGTATTCGCTCAGCGCTTGCGGATCGGCCCAGTCCTTGCCGAAGTCCTCCGAGTATCCCGGCTCGGTGACTTCCAGAGTCTCACCCGTCAGCAGTGCCGCACGCAGCGAGGCCCGATGAACGGCGTCGACCTCGGGCCCGGGTCCTAGGTGAACCTGGGTGGCGCCGCCGTGGAAGCTGCACACGCCGTGCTCCCACAGCCATTGGTGCAGGTTGGTGTTGTCCGAGTAGCCGAGCACCGGCTTGGGGTCTGTCAGGACGGGCTCGACATCAAGGAGTGGCAGGACCGTCATCTCATCGTCACCGCCCGCGGTGGCGATGATCGCGCGAATGCTCGGATCGGCGAAGGCGGCGTTCAGGTCGTCGGCGCGCTCGCGCGCGCCGGCTCCGAGACGGCGGGTCGTGGGGAACTCCACCGGCACCAGACCGGTTATGGCGTGGAGTCGCTCCAGCGCCTGTTGGTGAACAGCGGGACCGATGGCGGGCACTGCCAACGACGGCGACAGCACCGCAATCTTGTCGCCCTCCTTGGCCTTACCAGGGCTGACCAATTGGCTCATGCCCTTGAAGTGTAGCCGGGGCTCCGCGCGGGCGCAGGATGAGCGACGACGCGGGCTCGTCGTCGAGCATGCGCCGTGGCCGTCGAGCATGCTGTCCAGAGTGCCGTTCTCGTGGGCCGTTCCACGTCCGCGAGAGTTGACCCGCGTGCTCCGGGGCAGGCTCGGGGAGCACCCGGGCACGCCCCTGATTCTTCGGCGTGTCTTCCCTGGTTTTGACTGTGATTCCTGGAGTGGGCGCATGGGCCCGCTTAGCGTGGTGGGCATGAGCGCTCACGAGATCACCGGGGCAGGGGTCAAAACCGAGGCGGGGCCGGAGGCGCGAGCGAGTCGGCCGGGCCCGGGCGGCGCCACGGCGCGGGTGGCGATCGCCATCGCGGTCATGCTGCTGAGTGCCACGGTGCCGACGCTCGTCATGGCCATACCGGGAGTGCAGGCACTGCTTGACGGAAAGGTCTTCGGCCGGAGCAGCGCAGGGTTGCTGGTGGTTTGTCTGGCGGTGCTCGTGATCATGTCCTTGGCGACGGCGTGCGCCTACCAGTGCACCCGGCTGCTGATCACTCGCCTGGACCACGCGCGTCTCTCCGATCTGGCAGTGCGCCCGAGTCCGCGCGCACTGGCCTGGTGCCTGGGCATGATCGCCGTCGCCTTCGCGGTCATGCCGATGGCCGGAGCCGTGAGTGAAGCGCTCGGCATCCCCCGAGCGGAGCCCGCCATGCCGGGTGACACGTGGTGGTCCGCGATCCTGTTTCAGGTCGCCCTGGGGTTCTTCCTGCAGGGGATCCCCGAAGAATTGGTGTGGCGTGGTTGGTTGTTCCGCTCACTCGGCTCCACCCGGACGGCGGCGGCTGTATCGGTCCTCGCCTTCACCGCCGTGCACTTGATCTCCCAGGGCGGTCAGGAGGGCTGGGGCGAGCGCTTCATCTACCTGGCCATGCCCTTCGGCTTTGGTGCGGCGGCGATGGCGGCCCGCTGGGTGTCGGGCTCAACCTGGGCGGCCGTAGGCGCGCACGGCGGATTTCACCTGTCTGGTCTTTTGGCGGTGAGCACCGGCGTCCCCGTTGACGAGCCAACCACGTGGGTGGTGGTCGGCAGCATGTGGCTGGTGGCAGGGGCGATCGTGCTGCTACTTCACAAGGCTCGCGCCGGTCGCATGTACGGTGCGGTTGAGGCCCGAGGGGCGCAGGCGAGCAGCGGGCCGGACGATCTGTGAACGGTAGTCACTCGCCTGGTCCCTGGTCGCGGGTGTACGGGAAGTGTCCAAATCGATGACAAACGCCGCTCACTCGCTGCCCGTGCGGCGCAAAACGTTGATTTTCCAACGGTCTGCGAACCGGTTCCGGGAGGCCGCCGGGGCGTTTGTCATCGATTTGGACACCCTGTGCCGATGTGAGCGGCCAGAACCCCGGGATGCGCTCCAGCGGGATGTCCAGGTACTTCCGGAATGTGCTTAGGGCAGGGCTCCAGGAGGCGACAGTGATGTCGAATTACGACCCCGGGGTCGTGACCCTTCAACCGACACGCGGCGGCGGCCGCGCACGTGCACGGCGTCACTGGCCCGCGCCGTCGCCCCGGGTCCGCGGCTCCCGTAGGCTGGGCGGCAGTGCGTGCCGACGACGAGGGCCGCACTCCGGCGCAGTCGGGGAGCATCGTCGTCGGGGCGCGAGTGAATCCGAGCAACCCCTTTGAAAGGCGTATCAGACCTGTGGCTGAATTCATCTACCAGATGATCAAGGCGCGCAAGGCGCACGGTGACAAGGTCATCCTGGATGACGTCACCATGGCTTTCCTCCCGGGAGCCAAGATCGGCATGGTCGGCCCCAACGGCGCCGGCAAGTCCTCGATCCTGAAGATCATGGCGGGCATCGACCAGCCCTCCAACGGCGAGGCCCGGCTGTCCCCGGGCTACAGCGTCGGCATCCTGCTGCAGGAGCCGCCGCTGAACGAGGAGAAGACCGTGCTCGGCAACGTCGAGGAGGGCGTGGCCGAGATCAAGGGCAAGCTCGACCGGTTCAATGAGATCTCCGCCGCCATGGCTGATCCGGACGCCGACTTCGACTCCCTGATGGCCGAGATGGGCACCCTGCAGGACCAGCTCGACGCCGCCAATGCCTGGGACCTGGACTCGCAGCTGGAGCAGGCCATGGACGCGCTGCGCTGCCCGCCGCCGGACGCCGAGGTCAAGCACCTCTCTGGTGGCGAGCGTCGCCGCGTGGCCCTGTGCAAGCTGCTGCTGGAGGCCCCCGACCTGCTGCTCCTGGACGAGCCCACCAACCACCTCGACGCCGAGTCCGTCCTCTGGCTCGAGCAGCACCTGAAGGCATACAAGGGTGCCGTCATCGCCGTCACCCACGACCGCTACTTCCTTGACCACGTGGCCGAGTGGATCGCCGAGGTCGACCGCGGTCACCTGTACCCCTATGAGGGTAACTACTCCACGTATCTGGAGACCAAGGAGAAGCGCCTGGAGGTCCAGGGCAAGAAGGATGCCAAGCTGGCCAAGCGGCTGAAGGATGAGCTGGAGTGGGTGCGCTCCTCGGCGCGCGGCCGTCAGGCGAAGTCCAAGGCGCGCCTGGCCCGCTATGAGGAGATGGCCGCGGAGGCCGAGCGCACCCGCAAGCTTGACTTTGAGGAGATCCAGATCCCGCCGGGCCCCCGTCTGGGCAACCAGGTCCTGGAGGCCACCAACCTCAGGAAGGGCTTCGACGGGCGCACCCTGATCGACAACCTGTCCTTCACGCTGCCGCGCAACGGCATCGTGGGCATCGTGGGCCCGAATGGGGTCGGCAAGACCACCCTGTTCAAGACGATTGTGGGCCTGGAGCCGCTCGACGGCGGTGAGCTCAAGATCGGTAAGACGGTCAAGCTGTCCTACGTGGACCAGACCCGCGCCGGCATCGACCCGAACAAGACCCTGTGGGAGGTGGTCTCCGACGGGCTGGACTACATTCAGGTCGGCCAGGTGGAGATGCCCTCCCGTGCATACGTGGCCTCCTTCGGCTTCAAGGGGGCCGACCAGCAGAAGCCGGCCGGTGTGCTGTCCGGTGGTGAGCGCAACCGCTTGAACCTGGCGCTGACCCTGAAGCAGGGGGGCAACCTGATTCTGCTGGACGAGCCCACCAACGACCTCGACGTCGAGACGCTGTCCTCGCTGGAGAATGCGCTGCTGAACTTTGCGGGCTGCTCGGTGGTAATCACCCACGACCGCTGGTTCCTGGACCGTGTGGCCACGCACATCCTGGCCTGGGAGGGCACCGAGGAGAACCCGGCCTCGTGGTACTGGTTCGAGGGGAACTTCGCCTCCTACGAGGAGAACAAGGTTCAGCGCCTGGGCGCCGACGCCGCCCGTCCCCACCGCGTCACCTATAGGAAGCTCACGCGCGACTGAGCCGAGCCAGGCCGAGCTTGCTCGAGCTTGCGAGGCGATGGAGTCGCGTTGGTGCCGGAGGCTGAACACGCGCGACTGAGCCGAGCAGGCGGGCGCAAATATGCGGGTGGGGTCACGGATCATTCCGATCCGTGACCCCACCCGCCTGCTTTCCGTGCCGAGAATGCCTCAGCCCGGAAGCCGGGGACAATGATCAGTCACGTGCGCGTGCGCGCTGGAGAGCAACCGCGCCTGCGATCAGCGCAGTGCCGGCACCGAGCACCAGCACCAGGGTGTCGGCACCGGTGCGTGCCAGCGAGGGCCGGGCAGGCGTCGTGGCGGCAGCGGTCTTAGCGGGCGCGCTGGTGGTGCCTGAGGCACTCGCAGGCGTCGTGGCCGAGGCGCTGGGCGTGGGCGCCGTGGACTCCGGGGCGCTGGGCGACTCGCTCGGGGCCGCGGATTCCGTGGGTGTAGCCGACTCGCTCGGGCTCGGAGACTGGCTCGGCGTTGCAGACGGGGACTCGCTCGGCGTCGCGGAGGGCGACTCGCTCGGCGACGGGGACTCAGACGGAGCCGGCGTCACCGGAACGTTGCCGTTGGCGGAGCCGCCTCCATCGCGACGGACCACGGTGGTCTCGGCGTTGTGAGGTACGCCCGCGATGGTCAACGAGGCGTCGTCGGTCCAGGGGCCCTCGCCGGTGAAGGTCATCGGCAGGATGATCCGAGCGAACTGCCCGGTGGGGATGACAACCGTTCCGGAGATGGTGGTGTCGGTGCAGCTGGTGACGGTCACCTGTGCGCTGGTGCCGCCGGTGGGGTCGCCCCACACATTACGGCCGGTGTAGGAGTAGGCGGAGGCGTCGCAGGTGAAGGCCTGGCCCGCGGAGGTCAGGGTGTCGGTCCAATCCACCGTGAGGGAGGCGGCGCCCGGCGGCCATCTCCTCGGTGATGGTCGGCGTCTGGATGGTGACGCTGCCCGAGCGGGTGCCGTTGTCGTCCGCGGCGGAGGCGGAACCGTACTTGCCGGCCGCGCGCGGCATCTCGGTGCAGTTTCCGACGCACTCACCCACGGGCACCTCCACGGTGGTGACCTTGCCGTTGGTGTTGAAGGTGAGGGTCTCGGTGGTGGACGGCGTGACCTCGCTGGTCAGACGGGTGTCGACCCAGCCGGTGAGCGTGACGTCCTGGTGGGACTCGACGTAGTCGGTCAGCGTGATCACCAGGCGACCGCTCTCGGCGCCCTCGTCAATCACGTAGGTCATCGTCGCCGCAGTGGCGCCGTCCTCGGTGTCGAGGTTCCAGGTGGTGCCGGTGTCGAAGCGAAGCTCGGCCGGGGTGCTGATCTCGTAAGTCTGGCCGGCGCAGTGGCCGTCTTCGAGGGCGAGGTCGAACTCTAGTTTCAGCATTTCCCAGGCGACGGCGGTGTTGTCGGCAGACACCGGCTCGTCGTCCTTGAGCAGTGAGATGTTCGGGGTCTCAGTAGTGGCTGTGCAATTGCCTTCGGCAGCACTTGCCGTGGTGTGGAACGCCGTGGGGGCGATCATCGCCAGGGCCAGTGCTCCCAGGGCAAGCACAGCAAGAAGTCGTGAAGCTGCGCGGGAGCGCATGATGCTCCTTCCTAAGGCGGGTTAGGGGTTGACCAATAGATGGGACCGGCGATCACGGGAACGCCGCTCTGCCCCGGCACTTGCAAGCGCGGGGCAGAGCAGGGTGGAACTCCGTGGCGGCACGGTTTCAGTTGCGCATCATACTCGCGGACTAAGGGGCGTACCGGCGTTTCGAGGGTTCTCTCCGATGTAACCTGTTGCGTTTGTCACCGAATTGCTTGCATGCGAATTGCCAACAAAACAGTTAACAGCAGGAAGCGTGCATTTCGCTTTTCGTGGGTGTTTCAAGGAATCAAGCGTGAACAGGGATGGCGACCGCCCGGGCCGCCGGCCGCATGGTGGCCCACGTCGGCCAGCACGCGGCGGCCCGGGCGGTGCTTTTGAGAGGGGCTTGAGCCGATGTCGGCGGTGTCGCGTTACGGCACGCGTACGGCAACGGCGCGCAAAGCCGAAGTGAATTCGGGGTGACCGTCAGGAGGCGGGCGCCGGAATCGGTCCGCCGTCGTCTCCCTCGGCGACGCGTATCGCCCAGTCGCCGCTGCCGTGCGCGCTGGCGGTGGGAGTCCGGATCATGCCCTCCTGGGCGATTGTTGAGACCAGCCGGCCCTGGGAGTCGAACACCTCCGCGCGGGCCATGGAGCGCCCGCCCTGGGAAGTGGGGGAGTCCTGGACGAACAGCGTCCAGTCGCTCGCGTCCACGTCCCGATGGAACCACTGGGCGTGGTCCAGGGTCGCCAGGCTCATGCCCTCGCTGCGCCACGACAGCCCCTGGCTGCGAAGCGCCGGCTCGAGCATGACCTGGTCGCACATGTAGGTCAGCAGGGCGCGGTGCACCGTCTGCGTTGCGGTTGGCGGGATGGCGCCCCGTGAGCGCACCCACAGGTGCTGCCTGCCCTCTATCCGCCTGCCCGGACGCAGGTAGATGTTGCCCTCCACATGCCGGATATCGAATGCGGTCGTGCGCCCTAGGAACTTAGCCACCGGATGGTCGATGGAGCGGAAGATCTCCAGGGCGCTGACCAGCTCCTCGGGGCGCGGTACGTCAGGGGCGTCCAGCTGGACGTCGATGCCCTCCTGCTGCTCCTGGAATGAGGAGACCATGGTCAGGATCGGCACTCCGCCCTGAGATGCGGTGGTGCGTCGCTGGGAGAAGGAGCGTCCGTCGTGCATCCGCTCGACGTCGAAGCGCAAAGGCTGCCCCGGCCTGCCGCCGCGCATGAAGTAGGCGTGCACGGAGTGTGGTTGGCGGGGCCCGTCGCCGTCGTCGACCATGGTTGCGGCCGCGGCCAGCAGGCCCTGGGCGACGACTTGCCCGCCGTAGATCCTTCCGGAGATCTGCGGCAGCGAGGAGCCGGTGAATGAGTCACCCCCGTTCCCCTCGCCGGACACCTCCTCCAGGGCGAGGATCCGTGTGACGGATCCAAGTGGCTCGGTGCTGGCGGGGGGAACGGGGTATGGCTGTGTCAAAGACCGAGCTCCTCCAGGATCGGCAGCTCGGCGCGTACTGCCTGCCGGGCTTCGTCAGCGGTGGCCGACGCCGTGGCGATGGCCGCCAGTCGCTGGCAGTCCGCCAGGTCTACCGACTTCAGGACGGCGTCGACGTCGGGCAGGGCGCGGGCGGTCATGGACAGGCTGGCCACGCCCAGGCCCACCAGCACCGTCGCCAGTGCCGGGTCGGCGGCGGCCTCACCGCACACGCCCACCGGGCGCCCGTGCGGCGCCGCGCCGTCGCAGGCCTGCTTGATCAAGCGCAGGACGGCCGGCTGCCACGCCGTCGACAGGTCGGCCAGCGAGGACAGCAGACGGTCGGCGGCCATGACGTACTGGGTCAGGTCGTTGGTGCCGATGGAGGCGAAGTCGGCGTACTCGAACATCTTGTCCGCCATGATGGCGGCCGAGGGCACCTCGATCATCATGCCCGCGGTCTGCAGGCCGTAGGAGCGGGCCTTCTCAGTGAAGGCCTGGGCCTCCTCCGCCGTGGAGATCATGGGGGCCATGACCCACACCTTGGCCTCGGTCTCGGCCTCCGCCTTGGCCAGTGCCTCCAGCTGGTGGTCGAGCACCTCCGGGTCCCGGCGCGTGGTGCGGTAGGCGCGCACGCCCAGGGCGGGGTTCGCCTCGGTGGCGTCGGTCAGGAACGGCAGGGGCTTGTCCGCGCCGGCGTCGAGGGTGCGCACAACCACCTTCTTGCCGGGGAATGCGGCGAGCACGGCCTTGTACGCCTCGACCTGCTCGTCGATGCTGGGCTCCTCGGGCTGGTCCAGGAAGCAGAACTCGGTGCGGAACAGGCCCACGCCCATGGCGTTGGCCTCGGCCGCCGAGCGGGCGGCGGCGCCGTCACCGACGTTGGCGAGCAGCTGTACCTCGTGGCCGTCCTTGGTGGCGCCGTCGCCGTTGAATACGCGCACGCGGTTGGCGAGCTCGCGGGCGCGGCGCAGCTGGTCCTCGCTGGGGTCGAGCACGACCGTGCCCTTGGTGCCATCCACCAGGACGATGTCACCGTCCGCGAGCTGGTCGGTGACGGCGGCCCCAGTACCGACGATCGCCGGCATGCCCAGAGCGCGGGCGAGAATCGCGGTGTGGGAGGTCGGCCCGCCCTCGGAGGTGATGAAGGCCACGACCTTCTCGGGGTCCAGCAGTGCGGTGTCGGCGGGGGCGAGGTCCTCGGCCACGAGCACGAAGGGCTCGGGCAGGCGGGGGATGCCGGGCATGGGGGAGTCGGTCAGCACTGCGACGATCCGGTCGCGCACGTCCTGGACGTCGCGGGTGCGCTCGGCCATGTAGCCGCCGAGGGACTCCAGCATGGAGGCCAGCGTGCCCGCGGCCTCCCAGACGGCGCGCTCCGGCAC
This genomic window contains:
- the ptsP gene encoding phosphoenolpyruvate--protein phosphotransferase produces the protein MAPSAANPTPLTGIGVSPGLVAGPVARMAPGIVEPEIATLEPSRDIDKECDRIAAAAQTVKKGLELSAAEAKGDGRTLLETTAQMAADPTLTSSAQAMVRERRLVPERAVWEAAGTLASMLESLGGYMAERTRDVQDVRDRIVAVLTDSPMPGIPRLPEPFVLVAEDLAPADTALLDPEKVVAFITSEGGPTSHTAILARALGMPAIVGTGAAVTDQLADGDIVLVDGTKGTVVLDPSEDQLRRARELANRVRVFNGDGATKDGHEVQLLANVGDGAAARSAAEANAMGVGLFRTEFCFLDQPEEPSIDEQVEAYKAVLAAFPGKKVVVRTLDAGADKPLPFLTDATEANPALGVRAYRTTRRDPEVLDHQLEALAKAEAETEAKVWVMAPMISTAEEAQAFTEKARSYGLQTAGMMIEVPSAAIMADKMFEYADFASIGTNDLTQYVMAADRLLSSLADLSTAWQPAVLRLIKQACDGAAPHGRPVGVCGEAAADPALATVLVGLGVASLSMTARALPDVDAVLKSVDLADCQRLAAIATASATADEARQAVRAELPILEELGL